In Bacillus carboniphilus, the genomic stretch TTTTTCTAATGCTTGAATAATTGTCTCCAACGTCACTTTCTATATTTGTACAACCCATTATTAAAGCCATTAAAAAAAATGTACAGTAAATGATAAAAGTTTAAATCTGTTCATATCAGCCTCCTATATTAGTAGTCGAACTAAATATAATAAGGTTACATTATTTAACTAAACTGCTAAAGCTTACGTAATTTTATATAGTTTTTTAATAAACATAGATTACTTAGAGGAAAACCCCTTGTCTTAATAGAATATATCTATGAATAAAGGAGGAATGTGTTATGAGTATAACAATTGAATTTTTAGAGGTATTTAACAACTAGACTTATATTTAAAGGTGGAGATTTCAATAGGAATATCAATGGTTGATATTAAAGTATCTAAGGAAAAAAATGATTTTAAAGAGCGTGAACTAAAATTATTGGAAGTACTATTATTAAACTTGGCAGCACAAGCGAATGCCCAAACCATTAAAGAGGGTATGGCTATGAATCCATTAGAACGAAAAGAGAATGAATTATATAGCTATCAATTTGCTTGGCAAAAAGCTATAACCGAACATCAATATGATGAATTTATGGAAGCTGTTAGTAGAAGATATAATCAAGCATTTAAAATGTCGGAAATCAGCGACGTTAATATAGGTTTTCTTGAAAATTCCTATTTGCAAACAAAGTAAACGTGGGACTGCTTCTGGCAGTCCTTTTGTTGTGGCAATATTTTTTCCTCTTTTTTCACGGTTTTGCTACGTTAGTACAGCTAGATTAAGTGAATTATTACTACCACCAACTGGGTAAAGCCTTTTATTCTATTGTTAATATAAATGACTTCTTATCCAGTAAAGATAGACAATATTCTTGAGCGACGTATGGGATTCTTCTCTGTATCCATTCATGGTATTTTGGGTTATTTATATGGAAGCCAAATGCACCGAAAATCCCCAAAATAAATCCTGCACTTATCATTTGTTCATCCGCATCATCAATATCTCTTAATGATTTATATCCCTCTAAAACTTTCTTTCTAAGTTTTGTACTAAAGGAAGCAAGGGTAAGACCGATATCGAAAAGAAAATACCCATAACCTGAAAAACCAAAGTCAATGGGAATAACAGTATTCTTATGTACGATAATATTGCCACCTTGAAGATCTGCGTGAATGATACCCCAATTATCACGAGTCTTGCGCAAATCAGTAAAAACTGATTTTATATACTTCCTAGTATCTACAATTATGTCAAAGTGTTCGGAGGTGAATAAATTCTTTTGAATACCATATTGTAATCTCTCCGTTAAATCAGTGTACTTTTCCATATCATAGACCGGTCTAGTAAATGGTTGAGGAATAGTCCATTGGCTAGAAAAGTTATGCAATCGAGCTAATACACTCCCCACTTCATAGGCCAGTTCATCAGAGTTCAACTCATTTCCTGTGTAGGCTTCTCCTTCTACCCATGTAAGAAGGGTTGCTAATGAGC encodes the following:
- a CDS encoding phosphotransferase enzyme family protein; the protein is MDNQYKNLIENALSQYGIYKYNSVFIRHNENITLKITDYIDNKSYLLRIHIPITPNLRGVQHTLEGLKAEMELLDNIAEQISLHIQKPIKNKLGSFVSTIIDSTNNICSLATLLTWVEGEAYTGNELNSDELAYEVGSVLARLHNFSSQWTIPQPFTRPVYDMEKYTDLTERLQYGIQKNLFTSEHFDIIVDTRKYIKSVFTDLRKTRDNWGIIHADLQGGNIIVHKNTVIPIDFGFSGYGYFLFDIGLTLASFSTKLRKKVLEGYKSLRDIDDADEQMISAGFILGIFGAFGFHINNPKYHEWIQRRIPYVAQEYCLSLLDKKSFILTIE